In the Salvia miltiorrhiza cultivar Shanhuang (shh) chromosome 8, IMPLAD_Smil_shh, whole genome shotgun sequence genome, ATCAATCCAAAAGAGGCCATaagtattttgtccaaaaaattatatagtttggacccaaacaccgcccaaagcaccaattgccaagatccaagtccttggccgcggcccatatccgacccgcccgtccggcggcaacggcgtccgatcgatcgtcggcagcggcgcgcgtgtgtgcgaggccaaggccttcatccaagcccactagcaagcccacaagttattagctccatgagcattgctattcttatacaagaatattcttcccttgttttccaatgtgggacaatagcacttcacaagtgttatttcccttctcaacatccaaactttgatatacaatatctcactcaccgaaaatcggttttgagactttaagtataccacgttcatctacttgagacgtagattaacatccaataattatttcaattaaataataaatatttaattaaataattaatttcagaaatggtctaaaaaccatatttccaacaggTGTTTGAGGTCAAATTGCCTCTTGAGAGTGAAGATAATTTCTCTGCTTGGGTGCGAATTAGAAGTGTTTTTACATAAACCAGTAGAATCAAGATTTTTAAACCAAGTTCGGATTTGCACAAGGCTACCActcatttttctacttttatgCTTTTTGTTGCTAAAATAAGAAGTTTAAACTTCAATGGTTCTCCACACATTATTATTAACTGAAGTATTTGTATGAGCTTTAAAATCTCTCTCAACTGGAGATTTTTTTCAGGACTAGAAGTTCATTTTCAACACttgagaaataaaaaatgaaaaattgattaatgttcttgaattcacaatcaaatccataaattcataatttgatgttcttgaattcacaactaaattatgaattcacaattgaattaccagcgctggttgtgaattcacaaccagaaatagtgtttgttgtgaattcaagttttattaattgtgaattcaaacttttaaaacttgaattcacaaccaatacttgttattcagttgtgaattcgagttttaaagcttgaatccacaaccaaaataaattctggttgtgaattcgtgggtatttgtaaaaaaattatatgcaagggtaaaatggtaaatgtgggtatttttaattttttttatcttaatgggtatttttttaattttactattccaaagtggttattttcaaaatccactctttagAATACTTGGATGTTTTTGCTCCTTCTATAATATTAtatgagtggatttttaaaatggccactttcatattgtaaaattaaaaattgtccactaagataaaaatattaaaaaatggtcactgttaccaaaatacccttccacattaaaaattaaaaaaatggccactttccatcactcctttaaaaaatcccgcaattcacaaccagtgtgaattcacaaccaaaaattttggttgtgaattcacactggttgtgaattgagaattcacaaccagtcgaattcacaaccagaattttttatttgtgaattcacaactagtcgaattcacagccaaaatttaattcacaaccagtcgaattcacaaccaaaatttaattcacaactagaattttttggttgtgaattcacagcaaacgaattcacaaccagatttatgttggttgtgaattcacaatcagtcgaattcacaacctgaatttaattcacaattagaatttattttggttgtgaattcaagtagttgtgaatttgagtttttaaagtttgaattcacaattaaaactgtaatttattttgattgtgaatttatagatttggttgtaaattcaagaatattaagttgtgaattcaagaacattaagttgtgaattcttaaatctagttgtgaattattacgattgtgaattcacaactgaactgaaacactaaattcacaactgaactgaaactaaactgaactgaaactaaactgaaacattaaattcacaagtaaactgaaaccctaaaccctaaaccctaaaccctaaaccctaaacctaaaccctagttatgaattgttacgattgggaattcacaactgaactgaaacactaaattcacaactgaactgagcTGAACTGAAactaaactgaactgaaacattaaattcacaactaaactgaaaccctaaacctaaaccctagttgtgaattgttacgattgtgaattcacaactgaattgaaacactaaattcacaactgaactgaactaaactgaaacttaactgaaactgaactgaattgaactaaaacattaaattcacaactgaactgaaaccctaaacactaaaccctaaacctaaaccctagttgtgaattcacaacttaactgaaactgaaacaACTGAACCCTAACCtcaatctaaaccctaaacccaatctaaaccctaaacctaaaccctagttgtgaattgttacgattgtgaattcacaactgaactgaaacactaaaccctaaacctaaacctaaaccctagttgtgaattcacataTAAAAACCCGCAAAttatatcaataaaaaaatagaaaattaagaaacatataaaatcacacaatttttttaaaaaaacattaattaaatttgaatattatattaattaaaatatgaaattttacataaaaaataattattcacAATCAAATAACTCAGGTGATACATTAACTAAAGATATTCACGAACAACTTATGTATTCTCACAATAACCAATGGGTTCTCATTTGAACCATATGACTTGGGGTAATGGCGGTTTATGCTATAATATTTCTCCACAAACAAAAATGCAAGAAACCAAATCTCTTCATTTGTCCACAACTAAATGTTTTTACTTTCACTAATACATTTGAGgctgtatatatatacatatacatgtCGTGCTTCTTCAACATAAATTGGAAAACCCCCAAGAAATGCAATGGGTTAAATTTCCAATTCATATATAAGGATGGATATATAGTCAAGCGTTCAAAGAATACATCATAACTATCAGAAATCACACAAATTCATATACATCTTATTAGTGGAGAATTAGCCCAAAGTCGAAACTTCCATGTTGAGCAATTCCTGTTAGTGACAAAAGCTCGTTTAGTGTCAGAATAATCACCATTAGATATCTAGACGACGGTGAATTCTTGGCATCGACATCCCAGCAAGGCGGCAGCTCAACGTGATGTCCTGTTAAATAATCTCATAGATTCTTCGACTTCATTAGGTGTATTATTATCAGCTTGTTCCTGCACATCATACCGAAACTATGAACACACAACATATCACTGCTTATTGTTTAGTGTAAAGTAATAATATAAGCTGATCAATGTGTTTTTGGTGTAATGATCGAGCAAGTAACCAGATGTACATACCTGAAGGCGATGTAAGAGGTACATCAAAAAGAGATGCACAAAAACCTGCCAACATCACCACAAAGTATTATTAGAAATGAATATTTGCTTTGCCGGACTGTGATAAATGAACTTGAGTTAATGCATATGATTCACATAAAAGACGAAAAACAAGAAGATGAAACATACAACTAATTTAACTAGAGATAAGATCAATAAATTGAAGATTTGATTAAATCTTCTCACCAGATAGAACAGCAGGATGATGCGGTCTGTCGGATACCGCCACAAGAATCTTGTTGCCCTAGCAGCCCCAGTGTCTAATAGTTTTGCTGCCCTCTGTAACTGCAACTGCACGGTTTCAGAGTATCACATGATAATCTGGATGAACAAGGGAACACTTAGGAGGTAAAAAAACACATACCTGTAAGCTTGCTCCAGTCATTTGGCGATGATGCAAGGGCAGAGGTCTGAATTTAGTATACGAGATtagactaagggagggaataaGAATTTTAAATCTAGGTTCTAAGTAATACTATACAATATTGCCAACAAGTAATTTAATGAGGACACACGTACTCGAGTGTTTTCATGTCAGCATCCTCTTCCCATGAGGATGATGCACGACGAAAAACTCTATTCCTTTCAGCTTCTAACTGTTTAAGGAGTTAATACATTTCAATATTAGATAAGGAATATGGAAAGAGTGGTGTTCAGGAGCGGGGGAAAACAaatgcagcctaaaccaacaactTCTGCAAACATGTTT is a window encoding:
- the LOC131001904 gene encoding golgin-84-like isoform X1, with the protein product MSKLEAERNRVFRRASSSWEEDADMKTLEPLPLHHRQMTGASLQLQLQRAAKLLDTGAARATRFLWRYPTDRIILLFYLVFVHLFLMYLLHRLQEQADNNTPNEVEESMRLFNRTSR
- the LOC131001904 gene encoding golgin-84-like isoform X2 encodes the protein MLEAERNRVFRRASSSWEEDADMKTLEPLPLHHRQMTGASLQLQLQRAAKLLDTGAARATRFLWRYPTDRIILLFYLVFVHLFLMYLLHRLQEQADNNTPNEVEESMRLFNRTSR